CTGTTGCCGAGGCTGAGAAAAACCTGGCGGGCCATGACGTTATTGCTGTACTTGTTGATGTCGCTGACCGCCGCCGTGAGCGGTGCCGAATCGTGCTGGGTCAGCAGTTTGGCGCCGACCGGCACGGCACCGCTGCGGATCTGGCCGCTCAGGCTGCCGCCGAGTTCCTTCCACAGGCTGCGGATCAGTCCGCCGGCCTGGGCGTCGGCCGGCAACGGCGAAAGATTGAGTGATTTTTCACCGCACAGGGCGTTGTAGGTGCCGGTGAATTCCAGGCGATTGCCGTTGTTTTCCGGGATCAGGCGGGCATTGATCAGGTCTTTCCAGTTGCTGCTGCAGCCGCCTTCGCCAGCGCGCAGCTGGTTGTCGACGCGCAGCCCTTCGCTCGGCGTTTCCAGCAGGATGCGCGGCTTGCCGTTGTCCGGCTGCAAGGTGAAACGCAGCGCCCGGAAATTGAGCAAAAGGCCATCCGGGCCGACGTTGTACGGCCGCATCGGCTTGTCATCGAAGGCGCCAGGGTCGATGGCCGGGACATTGAATGCCGTCCGGTCGAGCACGACATCGCCGTTGATCTGCTGGATGCCGCGGACGCGCAACTGGCGCAGCAGCGACCACAGATGCTCGATGGCGAAGTGCGGGTCGCCACTGCCTTTGAGATACAAATTACCGTTCAGGATGCCGTCGACCGCGGCATTCTCGATCCATGCCGTGGTTTTCCAGGTATAGGCCGGGCCGAGCAGGTCGAGTGCGGCATAGGTCGTGACCAGCTTCATGACTGAGGCAGGATTCATCGCCTGGCCGGCGTTGTGGGCGACCAGCGGTGTATTGCTGTCTACCGGCTGAACGACGACGGCAACGCTGCTCGCCGGAATCTGTGCGGTTTTCAGTGCCTTCAGGACATTGGGCGGCAGGCCGTCGGCCTGGGCACTTTGGGTGAGGACTGCCGCCAGCAGCAGGGGGGCGAGGTATCGCATGCCCAAGGCAAGCGGGCTGGGCTGGGGCTGAATCATGATCGTAGAATGGGGCAGGAAAGCGCCCCATTCTACGTGTCTGCTGCTTACTTGCGGTAAAGCTCGAAGCCGGCAATCAACTGGTCGAGCTGACGTGCCGTATCGAGCAGTTCATCGGCGGCGGATTTGGCCAGGCGGGCCGATGCCGTGTTTTGCTCAACCAGGTCGGTGATCTGCTGCATGCTGACCGCGACTTCTTCGCTGGCGATGCCTTGCTGGCGCGCCGCTTCGGAAATCTGCTCGGCCATTTCGGATACCTGGCTGGACGATTGCGTGATGCCTTCCAGCCCGGCGACGCTCTGGCGCAGCATGCCGATTCCGGTATCGACTTCCTTGGCGGCGACATCCATGCTGGCGACAGCGCGTGCCGTAACCGACTGAATCTCGTTGACTGTCTGGTTGATGTCGGCGGTCGACACCGTGGTCCGTTCAGCCAGTTTGCGCACTTCGTCGGC
The sequence above is drawn from the Dechloromonas sp. TW-R-39-2 genome and encodes:
- the dacB gene encoding D-alanyl-D-alanine carboxypeptidase/D-alanyl-D-alanine-endopeptidase, producing MRYLAPLLLAAVLTQSAQADGLPPNVLKALKTAQIPASSVAVVVQPVDSNTPLVAHNAGQAMNPASVMKLVTTYAALDLLGPAYTWKTTAWIENAAVDGILNGNLYLKGSGDPHFAIEHLWSLLRQLRVRGIQQINGDVVLDRTAFNVPAIDPGAFDDKPMRPYNVGPDGLLLNFRALRFTLQPDNGKPRILLETPSEGLRVDNQLRAGEGGCSSNWKDLINARLIPENNGNRLEFTGTYNALCGEKSLNLSPLPADAQAGGLIRSLWKELGGSLSGQIRSGAVPVGAKLLTQHDSAPLTAAVSDINKYSNNVMARQVFLSLGNSDAPATAERARQRIGEWLNSRGLRFAELEIENGSGLSRRERISADSLNKLLLDTWKNPVMPEFIASLPIVGIDGTMKKRLSGSDATGRAHIKTGTLDGVKTGAGYALDAQGRRYAVTFLINHPKAQAGSAAIDALLLWVAQRRPGEKTPLLENE